The genomic segment gttgaagtattcttttttatcccttttttttttttttttttttggaaagagatgtttattgatttcattattgttttcattgttttctgtatttgttgAACTTGCAGCTAATTACCTCTTGATGagcatctctatttttttctttttttctttgttttctgttttctttctttctttcttttgttgaagttgttctttttatcccttttttcgagcgagatttttcggttttcttttttcttcttcttcttcttcttcttctttcctttgttgaagttattctttttatcccttttttttggAAAGAGATTTTTCAgtttgatctttctttcttttctttcttttatgttgaAGTATCTTTTTgtcgctttttttgtttttttttttgaaagagatgtttattgattttattattttcattgttttctgtatttgttaACTTGCAGCTAATTTACTCTTGATGAgcatctctattttctttcagttttcttttctttttttcttttctttctttctttcgttgaagtattctttttatccctttttttcgaGCGAgatttttcggttttctttttttttctttctttctttctttcctttgttgaaatattctttttatcccttttttcgaGGGAGATgtacattattttattatattcattgttttctgtattttgtaGATATAAAATacggaagagatacagagaagatTAAATAGAGATACGCTCCGTACAGTGAATTCTCCATAATAGACTAACATACtgagatatgcacatatattgtattcatatatgtatggacacagataaacacatacaaacacacacacacccaaacacacatacatacacgcaaacgcacacacgcacaaaggtacacacatacacatttacagatataaaaccaaacacacacacacacacacaaacacacatactcaaatgtacacacaaagtcacacacacaaacacagacgcaaacataaacacactcactcccccctcaccaccccacccacacccccacccccaacactacTACCCTCCGACAAACACACACTAttccatctacccccccctctccccaccacccccaccaccccagcaTCTCACGAGGGCATCCCAGGGGCATCTCCGTCCCAAGACCGCCGGAGGGCATGCCACTCGCCCGAGAATCTTGTTAACTGACATGAAAATGTGAGCCAAATGTAAGTGTTGCTAAATGCTCTCTCTGCTCGAAGGAGACTGCGAGTGGTactttaaaactattttttttttgcttcattttttctttacttctttactttctttactcgtttttcctcctttttcaactttttccgtttctctgattctctctctttcttttgttttctattttgctctcttctacttctctttacttttcttttttcttctcttagcttcttctttttttcctctctgtctctctctctctctctctctctatctctctctctctctctctctctctctctctctctctctctctctctctctctctccctctcctctctctctctctctctctctctctctctctctctctacttcctccatctctctctttctctctatctatctatctatctctctctctctctctctctcctctctctctctctctctctctctctctctctctctctctctctctctctctctctctctctctctctccctccctccctccctccctccctccctccctccctcctctccctccctcccctcctccctccctcctctcctccctccctccccttccctccctccctccctcctcccctccctccctcctcccctccctccctcctctctccctccctccctcctctcctctccctccctccctcctctccctccctccctcctctccctccctccctcctctccctccctccctccttccctcccttcctccctcctctccctccctccctcctctcccctccctccctccctcctctccctccctccctcctctccctcccttcctcctctcctccctcctctctctctctctctctctctctctctctctttgtctctctctctccctttttcgaaATTAATCTGAAGAGGGAGTACGTTTGCGAACTACTTCGGGTTAGCCATGTGGGTGCTGGCTGCGGCTCCACCAAGAGGGAGAGGCTTTTAATGGAATTGGTTTCTAAATCAGCCCATctttgaaaaaaagaggaaaaaataagattgataaatattatatatatatatatatatatatatatatatatatatatatatatatatatatatatatatatatatatatatataaagtgtaactttatgtatatatatatatatatatatatatatatatatatatatatatatatacatgtatgtatgtatggatatatatacatacatatatatatatatatatatatatatatatatatatatatatatatatatatatatatatatatatacatgtatgtatgtatggatatatatacatacatacatatatatatatatatatatatatatatatatatatatatatatatatatatatacacatgtatgtatgtatggatacatatacatatatacatatatatatatatatatatatatatatatatatatatatatatatatatatatatgtatgtatgtatgtatatatatatgtatgtatttatgtatgtatatatatatatgtatatatatatatatatatatatatacgcatgtatgtatgtatatatatacgtttatacatacatatatatatatatatatatatatatatatgtatatatatatgtatatatatatatttatacatatggatatatatatcaatatgatatatatatatccatatggatatatatatatatatatatatatatccatatggatatatatatataatatatatatatatatataaatatatatatatatatatatatatatatatatgtatacatatatatatatatatacacatatatatatatgtatatatatatatatatatatatatatatatatatatatatatatatacacgtgcgccCACGTTCATCCTCCGTGTAAGTATGTTTGttcgtaagtatgtatgtaagtagggcGAGAAGGCGTGTCGAGAAAAGGGCCTGGTTGTGTTCTGGTTAGAAAGTGAGTGATTTaagatatggaatatatatatatatttttttccttcttgttattctttttcctctcctctttctttcttttttttcttcatttcttcttctttttttctccttctccttcttttcttctctttttttttcttcctctccttcttcttttcttctgcttcttcttctctttctatttcttctcctctcctcttccttatttttttccttatttttttcctttccttctccttcgctttcttgtataccttcttccttttcattttctttcttatcaaattcgtctctttttcttattatcattatttttgttgtcatttttatagaatatatgatcatctttatcattattatcaaaattattattaccattattgttatcatcttcattattactgttattgttattatcattatcattaatgtagtaattatcattatcattaactatcaataatatcattgttagtgttattatcatcattatcattattagtagcagtagtattattatcatcatcatcattattatttttattattatcatcattgtcattatcatcatcatcgttactattatcattactatcagtattataatcttcatcattatccttatcgtcatttttattatcatctttattatcagtatcattacaatcattatcatttctaattacattatcatcatcatcatcatcacaatccttttacttcttctttatcttctctcctaccttcctgcttcattttctttcttcattcttctccttcaccttcggAGCAAGGATGTAGACGACAgcgaaaaaggagataaaacgaaaaaagaagattaTTCCtgaggcgcgatataataaaacagGAAAGCGCGTTAACCAATCAAGAACTTCAAGGATAAGTATTAGAAATTTATCGCTCAGGAGAAGTttcgctgaaaaaaaaaaaaaaaaaaaaaaaaaaaaagttatgaactatctcctctctctcacttcttttttttctttttttttacttgttctctctcttttcttttctttctgtggtatgctcgctctttctttctttctttctctctctttctctctctctctctctctctctctctctctctctctctctctctctctctctctctctctctctctctatatatatatatatatatatatatatatatatatatatatatatatatatatatatatatatatatatatatatatataattatatatatatatatatatatatatatatatatatatatatatatatatatatatatatatatatatatatatatatatatatatatatatatatatattcatttatctatttatctacctatctatctatctatcttttcccactttcctctcactgtctatctttatatccctGTGTATTGAAATCCTCATGCAATTAAGAAACATAATTATCCTTAACCGATAAGTCTTCTTACTTTTTTTACACGTGTTAAATTCCGCAATACAGTCAGCCTTTAAAATTCGCGCCACGACATCCGTGCATAGTGAATAAATCCTCTTTCGGACTTTAAATCTTCCTTAATCCCATCCCTAACGCAACATTTACCTTTCTAATTCGGTTTTATGAAGCTCTGTAAGATAAGATAGAGTAAGATTCATAAGATAGGTAACCCAGCTCGATATGATGATACAAGTCAAGGTATGatatgatgtgatatatataagatatacaagtCAGTCTTACGAATCCCGATATGATAAGATATGATAAGATAaggcacgatatatatataaagtaaggcAAGATAtgtaagataaaataagaaaatggaagataaggATAAACCCGCCACCTTCACCCTTGAATAGCTAATCCTCAAAGGCCTAAGTCTGCAGCTTCCAATCACACCAACAAAATGTCAAGCCACATGCCTTCACGGGTCATTCTATTAACCTCTGACCTCGTTCGACCTCAAATTTCcccagccccacacacacacatacacagatatgtatgtgtgtttgtttgtgtattagtatggtttgtgtatttgcatgtgtgtccgcgtgtgtgtattggtatggtcgtgtgtatgtgtgtgtgtgtgtgtgtgtgtgtgtgtgtgtgtgtgcgtgtgcgtgcgtgcatatgacCCAATCTCCCCCAAAGTCAGATGATCTCACTCTCCCTAAACTTCCCCGAAGTTGCTCAACCTATCTTCGacaactctcctcttcctcctcctcctcctcctcctgctgctgctggtgctggtgctTCCTCCTGCAGAAGATTCAGCAGATTTCCCAACAGCAGGCGATGAAACCTCCCTCGCTCCTCATCAGGATTTCGCAAAATTTCGCAAGATTTCGCACAACTTCCCTCCGCCACGATTGCCAGTGGCTCTGCGGAGACCACCTTGTCTCTCGGGGGAAAATTCgggattttcctcctccttttcctcaggTCAAGAGGTCATGTGGACAGGTTGCcactttgttcctttttctttccccctcgaTCTCTTTATAGGGAATCTGATCTCGTATAAGCTACAGACGCAAGGAGGACTAGGGAGTTAaacgcttttatttatttttttatgttttattatttttattttttttacatattcttttgtGGGAAGTACTTGAGCCAATTTAACagaattatgcatacatacgtacataaatacatgcatacaggcacacatacacaaacagatatataatgcatacataaatacaaatttacggacatacatatatgcaagcaaacacacacatttgcacagacatacatacatgcacacaggcatgcatgcaatcataaatacacacacatacttacaggcaagcatagattcacacacacagacacacacataacaaacaaacaaacaaacacacacacacaaagaagcacccacacgcacagacaaatacatatatatggaaggtAAAAGTTTCCTCTACAGCGGCCACAGCACCGTCGTCCAGAGCCTGACAGGAAGATAAACTGGCGTCAGCCCCCGTCAGCCCCGTCAGCCCCCGTCAGCCCCGTCAGCCCCCGTCAGCCCCGTCAGCCCCCGTCAGCTTCCTTCAGCCCCCGTCAGCCTCCGTCAGCCTTCGTCAACCTCCGTCAGCCCCCGTCAGCCTCAGCCAGCCTCCGTCAGCCTCCTTCAGCTCCCGTCAGCCTCCGTCAGCCCCTGCCAGCCTCCGTCAGCCTCCGTCAGCCCCCGTCAGCCTCCGTCAGCCCCCGTCAGCCCCCGCCAGCCTCCGTCAGCCCCCGTCAGCCTTCGTCAGCCTCCGTCAGCTCCCGTCAGCCTCCGTCAGCCCCTGCCAGCCTCCGTCAGCCTCCGTCAGCCCCCGTCAGCCTCAGCCAGCCTCCGTCAGCCTCCTTCAGCTCCCGTCAGCCCCGTCAGCCCCCGTCAGCCCCGTCAGCCCCCGTCAGCCGCAACAGAAATGTCTATCAGAAAACCGAAATCTTTGGGTACATTCATTCTGACTTGTGTACCCTCGCGAATTCTCtcttgagggagagaaagagagaggaaagagggatggagggaggaaggggagagggaaagggcgagatatcggggagggaaaagagggagaggaaaaggaaagagaaagacagacacagacagagataaacacacagagtgagagagagagagagagagagagagattgagagagagagagagagagagagagagagagagaaagagagagagagagataaagacagccagaaagatatggagactgaaagagacaaactgacagacagacagagaggcaggttACAGGTCAGTGACCTCgattttttcattactgttaatcCTTACTCTTGCTGTAACCGaagcttttatttctctctttctttcctctctctctctctctctctctctctctctctctatctctctctctctctctctctctctctctctctattcatatatatatacatatatatatacatatatatatatatatatatatatatatatatatatatatatatatatatatatatatatatatatatatatatgtatatatatatatatatatatatatatatatatataaacacatacacacacgcacacacacacatacatgtatacatacatacatatatatatatatatatatatatatatatatatatatatgtgtgtgtgtgtgtgtgtgtgtgtgtgtgtgtgtgtgtgtgtgtgtgtgtgtgtgtgtgtgtgtgtgtgtgtgtgtgtgtgtatgtatacatgtatgtgtgtgggcgtgtatgtatgtgtttatatatacaggtagatacatacattttttttcaatctctccccacctttttcatctccctctaaACCCCGCGTATCCTATATAGCTCCGCCCTCTCCTCGATAACGTATCTCTCATGCCATCAAGAGAATATCTCTAAATTACTAGACAGGCTGAACAAATACTTCGCTTCGGTGGCGGACCATACTTCCAATAGGTATGCGTGTATGCTGCAACATGGAAGGGGTCTGCGCTCCCCTTACCAATATATGacagagtaaaaaataaaaatcaatgttcataaaaaaaattgtCGTTGGGTTGCACAAACATGACGTCATCCTACACTTGCTATGTAAATAAATTAAAGTTTATTGGTCTAAGCTACAAAGATCAGATTAATGCTTCTcgtgatattatattatattaaagttATATGAATATCAAATTAGGGATTTTCATAATACTATTAGTTACCAAAGCTAGACAAAACATAGTAGGGTTTCTCATTATGTCATATACCACTCGAGTTACATGAATCAAAGTAgtgtttttttatcatgttatttCCTACCCACGCTACCCAAACCAAAATAATGTTTCTCATAATATTACTTTCTACTCGAGATGCACAAATCAAAGCAgtatttttcatatcatttccTACTGAGGCTACACGAGTCAAAATTAAATTTCTCAGAACACAATTTCTTCCTCAGTTCTAGCTTCATCGAATCAAAATAATTACCACAAACAACATAATATGATGTTCCTCACAATACATTTTGTCACTCAAGCCACAAAAATCCAAATTGCTTTCCTCACCATATTTCTACCGAGGCGACACCGATCAAATATTTCTCCTAATACTATTTGATCCAAAATTCCAGCTCCATCTCCTGGGCACTCCTCCATTTCACTCCTTTAATTACAAGTCTTCGTGGCACCGAGGGAGAGCCAGTGCCAGCCAGACACTCCTGTAATTGGCAAATCttccatcatcgttataatcattgaCTCGGACAGCCgcaccttttttctccctctctcttttatcggaTAAGACGAAAAAGCTCAATGATTATTTATCTCGcctttatctacatttttttcatctctccttttatttacatttctttcatctctccttttatttacatttgtttcatctctccctttatttatattttttcatctcttaTTTACATTTGcttcatctttccttttatttacactcttttatctctccttttatttacattttttgtgtgttctccattttcgtattacttttttttaggTTCATTACATTTACTCGTTTCTCagcttgattttttctctttatgtgcCTTTTAAGGAACGGAATATTCATGCTGATTAAAAAAACTTAAGTAATTAGCTTGATAGAGTGATCTGAAATTTTCTTTACATCTTAATGAATTacaatattgatttttttatttatttttatttttttattttttatttttttttgataaatggcGTTCCCTATTATATGTttagttgtagttgttatttctttctttgatattttcttttactttctagtCCGCTATTACAAAGAATTAAACGTTTTGTAGTTTCTTTGTCAGATCATGATTGTATTAACtcatatcagatttttttttaatcttaactGACTCTCTCGTTTTATATGCAAATGAGTATGTGTTTTATGCAGTACAGTTCCAGATGAAATGTGAATTtatgcatctatgtgtatgtgtaaatatgaatatatatttatatatatacatatatatatgtatatgtatgtgtatgtgtgtatatgtatgtatatatatatatatatatatatatatatatatatatatatatatatatatatatatatatatatatatatatacacacacacacacacacacacacacacacacacacacatatatatatatgcacgcgtacacacacacacacacacacacacacacacacacacacacacacacacacacacacacacacacacacacacacacacacacacacacacacatatatatatgcacgcgtacacacacacacacacacactcacaaatacacacggcCTGTGCGTATCAGAGCGATATCGAAAGTCCACTCGAAACTGGTTTGCGTATCGTGCTTCGAATCTGAGGGTTCAAGAATCCGAAATtccgaagcggggggggggggcgccgagcACAGAAAACGGGTCTCGACGAAGCGGCCAGGGCTTGCCTCGCAGGTTCAACTACACGGAAAACTATCGCATGGAGGGGCGTCAACATTTAATATCGAACAGAACCTtatgttacggaagggttggtattttggagTTCGAATCTCTCGAGTACTGATTCATGTTTCGAATCGTCGTTCCGGAATTCATGTGGATTCACTGTgagatgatgattttattcccgTAAAGGATGGGATATGCCTTGCCATATTCAGATAAGCCGCGCATACCCTACACTAGTTGGAAATTGAGGGCTACCAAAAGTTTCGTAGCtttaacaactatatttcaaaaagtatcgttgCTTGTGTCGGAAcgtttagcatgattttctaacgatattttcAGCTGTACACTGGTGCACGATGGACTAAGAAAATGTGTGTCTCGTACATCTGAAACCTTAGCGTTGCCTACAAGTATTCTGGTGATGTATATACGTTTCTTATTCAAGGGAAGTATGTTAtggtgttattgatgttattataatctGCGGTAATTCGGTTTCTGGGGAAAATAAGTGTGATAAATCGGCTTCAGATTTGAGAAAGAAAAATTCCATGTATCAGTAAGAGTATAGCTTTCCATTTAGCAGAAGGTTGAATGATTTTGCTGTGTGGAATGTAATTGATGAAATGATTAAACTTGTGTAATATTGTTCATTTTGAATAAACCTACTCTGAGAAGACAGGAACTTATATAATGAATTCTATGATAACCTAAGAATACTAAAAACGTTAAATGAGAATGTTATAAATTTGATCAAGAAGATATACTTTATATTGAAAATACTTTAGAATTCATTATAACTGGATAATGCACGTAACAAATGGATAATGATGAATATCAGTGCTATATAGGtaatataatagaaatagaaaataatatctAGATGTCTTAATGATTCTGAAATGAGTAATTGAATAATCTGAAATGAATATCTGAATAATGCTGAAATAGGTAATTGAAAGATACTGATTGAACAAAACCAcattaaaaatgaaataacaaatagTGACTCAAAA from the Penaeus vannamei isolate JL-2024 chromosome 1, ASM4276789v1, whole genome shotgun sequence genome contains:
- the LOC138863018 gene encoding uncharacterized protein; translated protein: MIQVKRPQHRRPEPDRKINWRQPPSAPSAPVSPVSPRQPRQPPSASFSPRQPPSAFVNLRQPPSASASLRQPPSAPVSLRQPLPASVSLRQPPSASVSPRQPPPASVSPRQPSSASVSSRQPPSAPASLRQPPSAPVSLSQPPSASFSSRQPRQPPSAPSAPVSRNRNVYQKTEIFGSALSSITYLSCHQENISKLLDRLNKYFASVADHTSNSSSFIESK